A section of the Oncorhynchus gorbuscha isolate QuinsamMale2020 ecotype Even-year linkage group LG04, OgorEven_v1.0, whole genome shotgun sequence genome encodes:
- the LOC124033921 gene encoding muscarinic acetylcholine receptor M4-like produces the protein MNPTNSTGAGGLAPWNLNSSLSNISSDVFSANLSCNDSGTNETCVAGEEVVGSPYKAVEMVFIALVTGSLSFVTVTGNILVMLSIKVNRHLQTVNNYFLFSLACADLIIGAFSMNLYTVYIIVGYWPLGPVACDLWLALDYVVSNASVMNLLIISFDRYFCVTKPLSYPARRTTKMAGLMIAGAWVLSFILWAPAILFWQFIVGERTVPPGECYIQFLSNPAVTFGTAIAAFYLPVVIMMVLYIHISLASRSRVSKQKPETEKKKKGLKIPNPLKSHILNRQNNNNQSPKPSLESCNTGEAVKNGKIDESVVSTKADASVNREEKESSNDSSTASIAPKNAKERANSEATVGGGIGVAPAPGPAPAPEPAPAPAPAPAAATVKLNPTSKWSKIKIVTKQAGDECITAIEIQPPIQGSEGRSIPVNRPRKVARKFASIARSQVKRKRQMAAREKKVTKTIFAILLAFILTWTPYNVMVLISTFCHSCVPDTVWAIGYWLCYVNSTINPACYALCNATFKKTFKNLLMCQYKNIGTR, from the coding sequence GCTCCTTGAGCAACATTTCAAGTGATGTCTTCTCAGCCAACCTCAGCTGTAATGATTCTGGCACCAATGAGACCTGTGTGGcgggggaggaggtggtgggaaGCCCCTATAAAGCAGTGGAGATGGTCTTCATCGCCCTGGTTACAGGCTCCCTTAGCTTTGTCACTGTCACAGGCAACATCCTGGTGATGCTCTCCATTAAAGTCAATCGGCACCTCCAGACTGTCAACAACTACTTTCTGTTTAGCCTGGCGTGTGCAGACCTTATCATTGGTGCGTTCTCCATGAACCTCTACACTGTCTACATCATTGTGGGCTATTGGCCCCTGGGACCTGTAGCGTGTGACTTGTGGCTGGCCCTGGATTACGTGGTGAGCAATGCTTCTGTCATGAACCTTCTTATTATTAGCTTTGACCGCTACTTCTGTGTCACCAAGCCCCTGAGTTATCCAGCCAGAAGGACCACCAAAATGGCTGGGCTGATGATTGCAGGTGCCTGGGTTCTCTCCTTCATTCTTTGGGCCCCTGCTATCCTGTTTTGGCAGTTTATTGTTGGAGAGCGCACGGTTCCACCAGGAGAGTGCTACATCCAGTTTCTCTCCAACCCTGCCGTCACCTTCGGCACAGCCATCGCTGCCTTCTACCTGCCTGTGGTCATCATGATGGTGCTCTACATCCACATCTCTCTGGCCAGCCGCAGCCGGGTGTCCAAGCAGAAGCCTGAGACTGAGAAAAAGAAGAAGGGCCTCAAGATACCTAACCCACTCAAGAGCCACATCCTTAAccgacagaataacaacaaccaGTCCCCCAAACCCAGTCTGGAGTCCTGCAACACTGGTGAAGCTGTGAAGAATGGCAAGATTGATGAGTCTGTTGTTTCCACCAAGGCTGACGCTAGTGTCAATcgagaagaaaaagagagttcCAATGACTCCAGCACAGCCAGCATTGCCCCAAAAAACGCCAAGGAGAGGGCCAACAGTGAAGCCACTGTCGGGGGGGGGATTGGTGTTGCTCCTGCACcaggtcctgctcctgcacctgaacctgcacctgcacctgcacctgcacctgcaGCGGCAACCGTCAAACTCAACCCTACCTCTAAATGGTCCAAGATCAAGATTGTAACCAAGCAGGCTGGTGACGAGTGCATTACCGCCATCGAGATTCAGCCACCCATCCAGGGGAGCGAGGGCCGCTCTATCCCAGTCAACCGTCCCCGGAAGGTGGCGCGCAAGTTTGCCAGTATTGCCCGCAGCCAGGTGAAGAGGAAGCGCCAGATGGCAGCCAGGGAAAAGAAGGTGACCAAAACCATCTTCGCCATCCTGCTTGCCTTCATCCTCACATGGACCCCGTACAATGTCATGGTGCTCATCAGCACCTTCTGCCACTCCTGTGTCCCAGACACTGTGTGGGCCATCGGCTACTGGCTGTGCTACGTCAACAGCACCATCAACCCAGCCTGCTACGCTCTCTGCAATGCCACCTTCAAGAAGACCTTCAAGAACCTCCTCATGTGCCAGTATAAGAATATTGGAACAAGATGA